TGGCTGTTATGGGCGAAGATGAGTATCAAACCTGGATAGAAGGGGGCACGCCTACAGTGCTCTACAGCCCGGGTGAAACATCTGGAGAAACCTTTCGCTTACCCATTGATGACAGCGATACCTACTACATCGTTTTTCGCAACGCAGGTGCAAATACTGTAACGATCAAAGCAGAAATTTTCCTGCTCAGTACTACCGAACAAGATGTTTAGACTACCGGGGAAAATGTCTTCCTGTAATTATCAGATATGCGTCACCTGAAACGCATATCTATCCCAATTTTCCGATTGACGAAACAAGAAGAACCAGTTATAATTACTCCTATTCATTATCAATCACAGTTAAATGAGGTATTCATGAACATCCCCAAACACGACGTGCTCTTAGTAGGTGGAGGGGGTGCGGGCCTGCGTGCTGCAATCGCCGCATCTGAAACATATCAAGGCGCAGATATTGGCGTAGTCTCCAAAGTCTATCCCATGCGAAGTCACACCGTCTCTGCAGAAGGTGGTACAGCAGCCGTCATGCGCGAAGACGACAACCTGGACCTGCATGCTTATGACACCATCAAAGGCAGCGACTTCCTCTGCGATCAGGATGTGGTAGAAGCCTTTGTCAAAGAAGCCGTTGATGAAGTCATCCAATTAGAACACTGGGGGTGCCCGTGGAGCCGCGACGAAGACGGTCGCGTGAGCGTCCGCGCATTTGGTGGCATGAGTGTCAAACGCACGCTCTATGCCGCCGACAAAACCGGCTTCCACATGCTGCACGCTCTCTTTCAAACATCTCTCAAGTACGACGCCATTACCCGATACGACGAATGGTTTGTCACCTCTTTACTCGTCGAAGACGGCAGGGTATGCGGCGTCACGGCTCTCAACATCCGATCCGGCAACATTCACGCCATTGGCGCGAAATCCGTCATTATATGCACGGGTGGCGCGGGAAAAATTTTTCCATTTACCACCAATGCCGCCATCAAAAACGGCGACGGAATGGCTCTGGCCTACCGCATTGGCTGTCCTCTAAAGGACCTCGAATTTGTACAATATCACCCCACGGGCTTGCCCGGCACGGGGATCTTAATGACCGAAGCATCGCGGGGCGAAGGCGGCCACCTCGTCAACAGCCAAGGCGAACGCTACCTGAGCGAATACGTACCCGGCAAAATGGAACTCGGTCCGCGCGACATCTTATCTCGTTCCTTCATCCACGAACAGCACAAGGGCAACGTCTTTGAAGGTCCCGATGGCAGCTACGTACACCTCGACCTTCGGCACTTGGGTGAAAAAATCATTGACGAAAGACTGCCCTTCGTACGCGAACTCACCCGCAATTATGTCGGCATTGATCCGGTTTACGAACCCATTCCCGTGCGTCCGGTTGTACACTACTGCATGGGGGGTGTGCATACCGACATCAATGGCGAAACACCCATCCCCGGTCTTTATGCCGCAGGCGAAGCGGCTTGTGTCAGCCTCAATGGCGCCAATCGCCTGGGATCCAACTCACTGAGCGAATGCCTCGTCTTTGGCGCGCGTGCAGGCCAGGTCGCCGCGCAACACGCCGCCGACACCGACTTTGCAGATTCGGCCTCGATGGCCAAAATGGCGCAAGACGAACAAAAACGCATTGAAACCCAATTCTTTGGCAACAACGGCAAAGAGCGCGTGGCCAATATCCGCGATGATCTCCGCAAAACCATGGAAGAAGGCGCGGGCATTTTCCGAACCGAAGACGCGCTCCAGACCACGTGTGACACCATTCGCACCCTCAAAGAACGCTATGAAAATATCGGCATAGACGACCACTCGCGCGTCTTCAATACCGACCTCATCAACGCCCTCGAATTGGGTTACATGCTCGACGTCGCCGAAGGACTCGCACACTCGGCCCTCTTGCGACGAGAATCTCGAGGCTCTCACGCGCGATCGGACTATGAAGAGCGCGACGACGAAAACTTCCTCACACACTCTCTGGCCTATCAAACCGATGGCGACCCCCGCATTGAGTACCTGCCCGTAACACTCACGCGCTGGGAACCCGAAGAACGAACCTATTAAAGGAAAATTTATGAGCGATCACAGATCCATAAAAATCACGGTATTGCGCTATCGTCCCGAAGAAGAGGACGCGCCAACCGAACAGACTTACGAGGTTGAATTTCGCGACGACTGGGTCGTTCTCGACGCGCTCAACCACATCAAAGACCACATCGACGGCACACTCTCATTCCGCTGGTCTTGTCGGATGGGCGTGTGCGGTAGTTGCGGCATGATGGTCAACGGCGAACCCAAACTCACCTGTGCCGCGATGTTGCGCGACTATTATCCCAACGAAGTACACGTGGAACCCCTGGTCAACTTCCCCATTGTGCGCGATCTCGTTACCGACATGACCGACTTTATGGACAAACTCAAAGCGGTCAAACCCTGGATCATTCGAGAAGAAGAAAAACCCGTACCCGAAGGAGAATACCTCCAGACGCCGGATCAGCTCAAAGATTACAAGCAATTCAGCCAGTGCATCAACTGCATGCTCTGTTACGCGGCCTGTCCGGTCTATGGCCTCGAACACGACTTCGTCGGTCCGGCCGCAATTGCCCTGGGCCACCGCTACAACCTCGATTCCCGAGATGAAGGCAATCAACAGCGCCAACACGTCATTGCCAGCAAAGAAGGCATCTGGGAATGCACGTATGTCGGTGAATGCTCCGTCGTTTGTCCCAAACACGTCGATCCCGCAGAAGCCATTCAACAGACCAAAGTGGCAACCACAACCAACCGCTTGAAATCGCTTGTCATGCCCTGGGGAAATAAAACATGATGCTCGATTCCGAAACGACCCAAACCTATACGCGCCCCATATCCAAAGCCTGGTGGCTACGCGACCGCGGACATTTTAATCGCAGATATTTCATGTTCTTGCTCCGCGAACTCACAAGCGTATTCGTCGCCCTGTACGTCGTGCTCTTTATCTACGAAATTTTTCTATTAACAAAAGGGCCAGACGCACACGCAGCCTTCCGCGAATCCCTGAGTTCAGGTCCCTGGATCGCATTTCACATCATCGCCCTGATCTTCGCCCTGTACCACAGTTGGACCTGGCTGGGACTAACGACCAAAATGCAGGCCGCTGGACGTGGCCTCGTCAAAATTGGCACAAAGACCCTGCCACCCATCTTTATCGCACTGGGATCTTACGGCGCGTGGATTATTGCAACACTCGTCATCGCCTACCTGTTCATAACTCTTTAGATCGAGGATATCCCTGTGAATTACAAAGAACACAAAAGCGAACCCTTCTGGTGGGGCATGTTCTCGCAAGGCGGTGTTATTGCCGCACTCCTCATCCCCATCCACATTTTCCTGGGCGGCATCGCCGTACATTTGGGACTTATAGACGCCGAACTCATGTCTCATGAACGCCTGACCGGACTGCTCCAAAATCCGTTAGTCAAAGTCTATCTCTGTGTTCTGCTCATCTTCCCACTCTACCACGCGGCTCACAGAATCCGCTTCACCCTCGCTGAAATCGGATTGCACAGCCTCGCCAAAATCCTGCCCTTTCTCTGTTATGGCGGCGCATTGGTGGGCACAGCGGTAGTACTCTACATCTTGTGGATATTGCTCTAAGCCATCTCAACAAAAAATAAAAAGCTCGGATGATGCTGAAGAAGTTCATCCGAGCTTGTGTTTTTGTGGCAAAAAACCGATTTCTATTTTGTCTTCTTTATCTTTCTAACCTTCCTGATCTTTCTAATGGTCCCGTCCCCCTCATCGCGATCTAACAGAGACGCCAACCGCCCTGCAACGCGCTCTCCCATCTCGATCATCCCGTGATCCCCCGGATGAATCAAATCTACTGTCAACCCACCGATATTGCTCAACATTTCTGTCCCCTCAATCAAATGTGCATTCTCATGGGGACAACTATCCACCGCATCTCGCAATGCCTGCCTGAAAGCCGCCGTCCTTTCGCGTTCTTCGGCATCGCCACAAAATTCTCTAAAATGCGGATAAATCGTAATACACCCCACGGGCCGGTCGGGATTCGCGCCTACAACCGCGTTTACCATATACGTCACGCGCTCGGAAAATTCCGACAGAGAAAATCCCGCACCCATCATATTGACCGACAAAGCCAGCGTCGCCACATCCCAATCGTCGCGCGCGGCAATATAATCGGCCAATTCGCGCTCGCAATAAGCCGATCCCCCCACGCCCAAATTGATCAAATCTGCTCCCAAACGCCACGCCACCTGGCTCACATAGGTCAAATGCATAGCCGTAGCCGACGCGCCGTGTGTAATCGATGTGCCATAGCTCAAATACCGCCGCTTTGGCAATTCATCAACCGTGGGAGGGCGAAGTCCTTCGCCCTCAATACTGTGATAGTGCAAACTGGTATTTCTCAAGACCAACCGCCACACATTGTGCGAAAAAGGCAAATCTCTCACCGCTTCAGATTCAATCGTCTTTAATCTTGCAGGATAAGTCAATTCCAGCGTCCTTGGCTCCTTCCCAATTTGAAACCGCTCTTTCTCCTGAAAAGGGCCAAAAAACGGAATCACTTCAGCCGATCCGCCCGGGCTGGACAGCGTCACATTGACCTTATTGCCCGCGCTCACAAAGCGGATCTCCGACCCCGCCGGACTCAGCATGCGTTCCTGGGCACCCGCATTCAAACACAACCGCACATCTTCGGGCACGCGCTGCACCCGAAGTCCATCTCTCCCCTCAACTTCTCGCAACTCAGCTACATTGTGAAATTCGACATTGTCGTGAATCATAAAAAACCTCCTGTTTACGCTACCTGAGGAACCAGAACAGCTCCATCGGCTGTTGTAGCCCGGAAAGCAAACGCCCAGCCGCCGTGATTGGAGCCCCGGTCGTTACTGAGCTTGAGCACGATGGAATTGGCACCTGCCCGAAGCGTCACCGGAATGCTCTGGGCTCGAAAGGCGTAGTGGTGACCCAGATCGAAAACCTCATCGTTTACGCGCAGAATCAAAGCGTCATCCCAGGCCACACGCAGATTTGCCGTCATATCTGCAGGTGCATGTAAGACGCAGCGGGCAAGCGCTGCGCCCACATCGGTATTGCCCACACCCGGACCCCAGGGCCGAAACACATGGTTAAAATCGACAAAGCCGTGGTGAGCGGCGCGTTTGACCCAACGCGCTACGTCCCGTCCCCGTTGTCGTGAGCCAGCGGTCAACCAGGCCGACTCTTCACCGTGCAAACCATCAAACGTCGGTTCTATCTGAAAGGCCGTCTCCGGGGGCAAGGTCGTTTCCATCGCTTGACCGTTGTGATTGGCGAAAGGGCCGCATAGCCACCATTCGCCGCTGGCTGGCAGCGGCAGATCATGGGTACCGCGCGGCAGTTCGACACCGGGCAGCAGCTGCGACCAATCGGGCATAGCGAAGAACGGTCGCACGGCGTCCTGCTGGTACCAATAGACGGTAGAGCAGATATCGTTTGCCATACAGCCGAAGCGCATGTGAATCGATTGCTGGAAGGGAAGAGAGTCCTTTTCGAAGAAGCGGTAGCCCACCAACCGTTGCGCCGGGCGCGCCTGTCCCACATCCTCATGCACATAGTAAGGCATTGCGGCGTAGTGATGGGTTTCGGGTGGATGCAAGGCTCCCCCGTAGCCAGCCCCAAAGGTATCCTCACCCCCAATACCGCGCAAAAAGGCCGGGTGTTCGCCCTCTCCATCGATGTAGATATTTTCAGCCCCGCCGTGGCTCCAGCGATCGACATCATCGAGCAACCGCACGCCGTACACAAAGCCCAACAACTCTCCTGGCCCGTCGGCATCCAGCATCAGAAAGTCTTCACCGTAGCGCTGGGTCGGCATTTCTCGCCGCCAACGGGCGCAGAAACGTCGCCTCTCACTCAGAGTCTGATTGGGGTAACGGTGCCAATCCACCTGCAGGTAGGCGCGGTTCTCTTCGGGTCCGGCTTCAAACTCAACCCGTGCGGATCGGGCGAAGGGCATCTGGAAGTAGCAGTTGTAGCCAATCCAGGCCTTGACCGACAGGAAGTGGGTATCTATCGGATACCAGCCCTGGCCATGCATAACCCCAAAAAAGTCACCGACGGGCGCCTCAACATAGGGGATCGGCTCATCATCAAAATAGATGCGAATAAGCACTTTGCGGCTGGTCATGGGTATGCGCTCTGGCCGCGACAGTACGACCCAAAGGTGCTGAATACAGCCTGGCCCATCGAGTTCGGCATAGACGGCTTTTTGGTTGGCCGGCAAAGGTCCGGTCATACTGACGCGATCGGGGATACCAACTTCAGGGAGTTGTAAATCCATAGCAGGCTCCATTCTACGAATCAACGAATCAACGAATCAACGAACCCCGCCCATCCTCCCAAAATCAGTATGCATCGCTATTCGTCTATTCGTCTATTCGTCTATTCGTCTATTCGCACCCATGCCTCACCCGAAGATATATCTCGTCCAAGCGTCCAGGTCTTCTCAAACGCCTCAACAGTCAATTCAACGCGGTCATCCCCAGCGCGTAATACATCGGGCAATTCGGCTACAACGCCGGGAACATCTGTCCCGCGATAGGGCACAACCACAGTCAAAAACGCCGTGGGTGCCTGCTCGTTCAGCGCAAAACGAAATGCTTTACGCGGCATACGAGAACCATAAGTCCAGGCAAACCATCCCTCTTCTTCTGCCATACACGTCTCGCAATTTGCACCAGCCTGCACCAGCACATTTGCATCGTCAAATTGCGTAAAAGCGCGCTTTCTCGCCTCGTCAAACACCACATCGCCCGGTGCAAATTGGAAATGCAAATCCAGTTGACCGGGAACATCGCCAATCGCCTCGTCCAAAAACGCGAAAAACTGCCGATTGACAAACCACACCGAACGGCGGTGAACCAATCCCGGATACGACCCATTCTCCACCACCAGCACATCGCTATCAGCCGCTTCTGACATCCACAATAAATGCCGCCCATCATCGGACGTATCACCGCCGTCCAGTGTCAAAGTCTGATGCACAGACGTCTGCCGGTGCCACGCACGGCCTTCTGCATCGTGACCATAAGTGTAAAAACCCGTATCATTCATCAACCAGCGCCCATAAGCGTACAATTCAAACGTCCCATTATCCGGTTGATCGTGACTCGAAATAGCAGGCGGTGAACAATGCAGCGCCATGTGAATCTGATCGGGTCCCCAATCATCGCGCATCACATACAAACCGGCCTCTTGAAATGCACGACTCTTTTGCTCGGGTAAAAATTTCCGATCCAGGGTCGCCCGCGCAGCGTATTTGGGATCGCCCAGCAATTCTGTAGCTTCGACAAGTGAGTCATAAAGATCCCACTTTGAGCGATCATCCGTCTCAGGCAACGAACGCGACCCATCGCCAAACATAGGCGCACCCAGATCGGGCGACGCAATCCAAAAAATATAATCGTGCATCAACCGCACGCGCTCTCGAAACGCCTCTGAAATCTCAATACCAAAAGTATCCATGCGTCCAAAAATTTCCACAGCATCCCCCAACACCCCCACATGATACCCAAAAGACCACTCCCGCTGAACGCCATCTGTTGTTGTCTGTGCCAGAAAATTCTCTTCAACCCGCTCCAGTGCCAATTCCATCCAT
The sequence above is drawn from the Gemmatimonadota bacterium genome and encodes:
- a CDS encoding succinate dehydrogenase/fumarate reductase iron-sulfur subunit, with the translated sequence MSDHRSIKITVLRYRPEEEDAPTEQTYEVEFRDDWVVLDALNHIKDHIDGTLSFRWSCRMGVCGSCGMMVNGEPKLTCAAMLRDYYPNEVHVEPLVNFPIVRDLVTDMTDFMDKLKAVKPWIIREEEKPVPEGEYLQTPDQLKDYKQFSQCINCMLCYAACPVYGLEHDFVGPAAIALGHRYNLDSRDEGNQQRQHVIASKEGIWECTYVGECSVVCPKHVDPAEAIQQTKVATTTNRLKSLVMPWGNKT
- a CDS encoding GDSL-type esterase/lipase family protein: MIHDNVEFHNVAELREVEGRDGLRVQRVPEDVRLCLNAGAQERMLSPAGSEIRFVSAGNKVNVTLSSPGGSAEVIPFFGPFQEKERFQIGKEPRTLELTYPARLKTIESEAVRDLPFSHNVWRLVLRNTSLHYHSIEGEGLRPPTVDELPKRRYLSYGTSITHGASATAMHLTYVSQVAWRLGADLINLGVGGSAYCERELADYIAARDDWDVATLALSVNMMGAGFSLSEFSERVTYMVNAVVGANPDRPVGCITIYPHFREFCGDAEERERTAAFRQALRDAVDSCPHENAHLIEGTEMLSNIGGLTVDLIHPGDHGMIEMGERVAGRLASLLDRDEGDGTIRKIRKVRKIKKTK
- a CDS encoding alginate lyase family protein codes for the protein MSSVVEYPKGADQIDHEMPLESFDPGRILEKLDLTGLEAAKRAADAGDRSGALTALRDYYRAKYPLDEASGEGDFTTADKICQGIIQWGPYEEARYGDDFDWEWDPRGDIEWVAAVYRFYWAAPLTQAYAATRDEKYARTFVEMTTDWIAKHPLENHTKTHSVYTYWKGFVWLDIQTGIRATNICSAFRSLVHAEAFTPEFLGLLLASLYDHQVKTKLIPMGLIHNKAVFEQRGFINIAYTFREFAESREWMELALERVEENFLAQTTTDGVQREWSFGYHVGVLGDAVEIFGRMDTFGIEISEAFRERVRLMHDYIFWIASPDLGAPMFGDGSRSLPETDDRSKWDLYDSLVEATELLGDPKYAARATLDRKFLPEQKSRAFQEAGLYVMRDDWGPDQIHMALHCSPPAISSHDQPDNGTFELYAYGRWLMNDTGFYTYGHDAEGRAWHRQTSVHQTLTLDGGDTSDDGRHLLWMSEAADSDVLVVENGSYPGLVHRRSVWFVNRQFFAFLDEAIGDVPGQLDLHFQFAPGDVVFDEARKRAFTQFDDANVLVQAGANCETCMAEEEGWFAWTYGSRMPRKAFRFALNEQAPTAFLTVVVPYRGTDVPGVVAELPDVLRAGDDRVELTVEAFEKTWTLGRDISSGEAWVRIDE
- a CDS encoding fumarate reductase subunit D, whose product is MNYKEHKSEPFWWGMFSQGGVIAALLIPIHIFLGGIAVHLGLIDAELMSHERLTGLLQNPLVKVYLCVLLIFPLYHAAHRIRFTLAEIGLHSLAKILPFLCYGGALVGTAVVLYILWILL
- a CDS encoding DUF2961 domain-containing protein; translated protein: MDLQLPEVGIPDRVSMTGPLPANQKAVYAELDGPGCIQHLWVVLSRPERIPMTSRKVLIRIYFDDEPIPYVEAPVGDFFGVMHGQGWYPIDTHFLSVKAWIGYNCYFQMPFARSARVEFEAGPEENRAYLQVDWHRYPNQTLSERRRFCARWRREMPTQRYGEDFLMLDADGPGELLGFVYGVRLLDDVDRWSHGGAENIYIDGEGEHPAFLRGIGGEDTFGAGYGGALHPPETHHYAAMPYYVHEDVGQARPAQRLVGYRFFEKDSLPFQQSIHMRFGCMANDICSTVYWYQQDAVRPFFAMPDWSQLLPGVELPRGTHDLPLPASGEWWLCGPFANHNGQAMETTLPPETAFQIEPTFDGLHGEESAWLTAGSRQRGRDVARWVKRAAHHGFVDFNHVFRPWGPGVGNTDVGAALARCVLHAPADMTANLRVAWDDALILRVNDEVFDLGHHYAFRAQSIPVTLRAGANSIVLKLSNDRGSNHGGWAFAFRATTADGAVLVPQVA
- the frdA gene encoding fumarate reductase (quinol) flavoprotein subunit, producing the protein MNIPKHDVLLVGGGGAGLRAAIAASETYQGADIGVVSKVYPMRSHTVSAEGGTAAVMREDDNLDLHAYDTIKGSDFLCDQDVVEAFVKEAVDEVIQLEHWGCPWSRDEDGRVSVRAFGGMSVKRTLYAADKTGFHMLHALFQTSLKYDAITRYDEWFVTSLLVEDGRVCGVTALNIRSGNIHAIGAKSVIICTGGAGKIFPFTTNAAIKNGDGMALAYRIGCPLKDLEFVQYHPTGLPGTGILMTEASRGEGGHLVNSQGERYLSEYVPGKMELGPRDILSRSFIHEQHKGNVFEGPDGSYVHLDLRHLGEKIIDERLPFVRELTRNYVGIDPVYEPIPVRPVVHYCMGGVHTDINGETPIPGLYAAGEAACVSLNGANRLGSNSLSECLVFGARAGQVAAQHAADTDFADSASMAKMAQDEQKRIETQFFGNNGKERVANIRDDLRKTMEEGAGIFRTEDALQTTCDTIRTLKERYENIGIDDHSRVFNTDLINALELGYMLDVAEGLAHSALLRRESRGSHARSDYEERDDENFLTHSLAYQTDGDPRIEYLPVTLTRWEPEERTY